One Bacillus sp. FJAT-52991 genomic region harbors:
- the sppA gene encoding signal peptide peptidase SppA: protein MNAKRSIALAAAAALFIVSVIVNFASSALTTDLTSAIDTAFGANKDGFTETVKEEGNPMEKIAILPVEGVIQDTGAQSFMASPGYNHQEFMKKLETAKEDDSVKAIILQVNSPGGGVVESAQIHDKILEIKEETKKPVYVSMGSIAASGGYYISAPADKIFASAETLTGSLGVIMQSVNYSELAKKYGVDFVTIKSGPHKDIMSPTREMTEEEKKILQEMVGNSYDGFVKVISEGRGMSEAEVRKIADGRVYDGKQAKELNLIDDFGYLEDVIAQLKKDANLQGAQVVTYESNLGLPSYFSMKAQQMFGGNDDVNALMNLLSHPNSPRLMYLYAE, encoded by the coding sequence GTGAACGCAAAAAGAAGTATTGCCCTTGCTGCAGCGGCTGCTTTATTTATTGTATCTGTCATTGTTAACTTTGCTTCTTCAGCATTAACAACAGATTTGACCTCTGCTATTGACACAGCTTTCGGAGCAAATAAAGATGGTTTTACTGAAACAGTGAAAGAAGAGGGTAATCCTATGGAGAAAATTGCCATTCTTCCAGTGGAGGGTGTCATTCAAGACACAGGAGCTCAATCTTTCATGGCCTCACCAGGCTATAATCATCAAGAATTTATGAAAAAATTGGAGACGGCCAAAGAGGACGATAGTGTAAAAGCGATCATTCTTCAAGTCAATTCACCAGGTGGCGGAGTAGTAGAAAGCGCGCAAATTCATGACAAAATCCTTGAAATCAAGGAAGAAACGAAGAAGCCTGTTTATGTATCTATGGGGTCAATTGCCGCTTCAGGTGGATATTACATATCGGCACCAGCGGACAAAATTTTTGCCAGTGCAGAAACATTAACGGGTTCCCTAGGTGTTATTATGCAAAGTGTGAATTATTCGGAACTTGCTAAAAAATATGGCGTTGATTTTGTCACCATTAAAAGTGGTCCGCATAAAGACATTATGAGTCCAACCCGAGAAATGACAGAAGAAGAAAAGAAAATTTTACAAGAAATGGTCGGCAATTCTTATGATGGCTTCGTCAAGGTTATTTCTGAAGGACGAGGTATGTCAGAGGCTGAAGTAAGAAAAATTGCAGATGGTCGCGTTTATGATGGCAAACAAGCGAAAGAGCTTAACTTAATTGATGACTTCGGATATTTAGAGGATGTAATCGCGCAGCTGAAAAAGGATGCCAACTTACAAGGTGCCCAAGTCGTTACGTATGAATCTAATTTGGGACTACCGAGTTATTTTTCAATGAAAGCACAACAAATGTTTGGCGGCAACGACGATGTTAATGCCTTAATGAATCTATTATCACATCCAAATTCTCCGCGATTAATGTACTTGTATGCAGAATAA
- the rarD gene encoding EamA family transporter RarD yields the protein MNESTKSGMMYAGSAYLLWGLFPIYWKWLEHVAADEILANRIFWSFVSMVLFLLFTRKLGRLKATLQAIKTKPKQAVALIAASLLVSLNWFLFIWAVNEDRIIETSLGYYINPLMSVLLGVFILKEDLSKAQIFSFILAMGGVLVLAISYGQFPWVSLGLAVTFALYGLAKKMIQVDAAIGLTLETAVVAPAALVFLVFTYFHGDLSLFSYSVSTDFLLIIGGTVTAIPLLLFAQGAQKIPLYMIGFLQYITPTMTLFLGIFVYHEPFTPVQLTAFCLIWTALLLFSLSQTKWYQHKQFVLKNDHK from the coding sequence ATGAATGAATCAACGAAATCAGGAATGATGTATGCAGGAAGCGCATATTTATTATGGGGATTGTTTCCGATCTATTGGAAATGGCTTGAGCATGTCGCAGCGGATGAAATTTTAGCCAATCGCATATTTTGGTCGTTTGTCTCTATGGTTTTATTTTTATTATTTACAAGAAAGCTAGGACGATTGAAAGCGACACTTCAAGCGATAAAAACGAAGCCAAAACAAGCTGTTGCTTTAATTGCCGCTTCATTATTAGTCAGCCTCAATTGGTTTTTATTCATTTGGGCAGTAAATGAGGATCGCATTATTGAAACGAGCCTCGGTTATTATATTAACCCGCTCATGAGTGTGCTACTTGGTGTCTTTATTTTGAAAGAAGATTTATCAAAAGCACAAATTTTCTCGTTTATTTTGGCGATGGGAGGAGTTCTTGTTTTAGCCATTTCCTATGGACAATTTCCATGGGTATCGCTCGGTTTAGCTGTCACCTTTGCGTTATATGGGCTTGCAAAGAAAATGATACAAGTGGACGCAGCGATTGGTTTAACACTTGAAACGGCTGTTGTGGCACCGGCAGCGCTAGTTTTTTTAGTGTTTACTTATTTTCATGGAGATTTGTCTCTTTTTTCTTATTCTGTATCGACCGACTTTTTACTGATTATTGGTGGAACAGTAACAGCGATTCCTTTGCTATTATTTGCCCAAGGTGCACAGAAAATACCGCTTTATATGATTGGTTTTTTACAGTATATAACGCCAACAATGACCCTTTTTCTCGGGATTTTTGTCTATCATGAACCATTTACGCCTGTACAACTGACTGCTTTTTGCTTGATTTGGACAGCTCTGCTTCTGTTTTCTTTGTCTCAAACAAAATGGTATCAACATAAGCAATTTGTATTGAAGAATGATCATAAATGA
- the mbcS gene encoding acyl-CoA synthetase MbcS, with protein MKREDLLAPETYNIVMEVEKYAKDPNRVALKWENEAGDQKEITYSELMKATNKIGNAFLQAGLKKGDPILIMVPRLIEAYEVFLAALKIGLVIIPSAELLRTKDLNYRIEHAGVKGIASYAPFTEEFNQADKINEMIKFSFGGQVEGWMNLEESMQTASDELEIADTSKDDMAFLPYTSGTTGNPKGVVHTHAWGYAHLKTAAPNWLAIEDGDVVWATAGPGWQKWTWSPFLSVLGSGATGFVYNGKFEPKKYLELLDRHQINVLCCTPTEYRLMVKVDNLSEYNLEHLHSAVSAGEPLNREVIDTFKKHFNIEVRDGYGQTESTLVIGVLKGMEIKPGSMGKPTPGNRVEIINEDGEPVGVGEVGDIAVHIDTPALFKNYYKDPERTAMQFRGDYYLTGDKAKKDEDGYFWFEGRGDDIIISSGYTIGPFEVEDALVKHPDVKECAVVASPDEIRGHIVKAFIVLQDGVDENEPGLVEKLQDHVKEMTAPYKYPRKIEFIKELPKTTSGKIRRIELRQAELEVKN; from the coding sequence ATGAAGCGTGAAGATTTGTTAGCACCAGAAACATATAATATTGTGATGGAAGTAGAGAAGTATGCGAAAGATCCGAACCGTGTCGCTTTAAAATGGGAGAATGAAGCGGGAGATCAAAAAGAAATTACATATTCAGAGCTAATGAAAGCAACGAACAAGATTGGGAATGCTTTCCTTCAGGCTGGGTTGAAAAAAGGGGACCCTATCTTAATTATGGTGCCACGGCTGATTGAAGCGTACGAAGTATTTTTGGCAGCATTAAAAATAGGTTTAGTCATCATTCCGAGTGCTGAGTTGTTGCGAACGAAAGATTTAAATTATCGTATTGAACATGCAGGAGTCAAGGGTATCGCTTCCTATGCTCCTTTCACAGAAGAGTTTAATCAAGCGGATAAGATCAATGAAATGATTAAATTTTCATTTGGTGGTCAAGTAGAAGGATGGATGAATTTAGAAGAGAGCATGCAAACGGCGTCAGATGAGCTAGAAATCGCGGATACTTCTAAAGATGATATGGCTTTCTTACCATATACATCAGGCACAACAGGTAATCCGAAAGGGGTCGTTCATACGCATGCTTGGGGTTATGCCCATTTGAAAACAGCTGCTCCAAACTGGCTAGCCATTGAAGATGGGGATGTTGTATGGGCCACGGCTGGACCAGGCTGGCAAAAGTGGACATGGAGCCCGTTCTTGTCTGTACTCGGTTCAGGAGCGACAGGATTCGTCTATAATGGCAAATTTGAGCCGAAGAAATATTTAGAGCTACTTGATCGTCATCAAATTAACGTGTTATGCTGTACCCCTACGGAATACCGTTTAATGGTAAAGGTAGATAATCTCAGTGAATATAATCTTGAACATTTACACTCTGCCGTATCTGCTGGAGAACCATTAAATCGTGAAGTCATTGACACGTTTAAAAAGCATTTTAACATAGAAGTACGCGATGGCTATGGCCAAACAGAAAGTACGCTGGTGATTGGCGTGCTGAAAGGGATGGAAATCAAGCCAGGATCTATGGGTAAACCAACACCTGGAAATCGCGTCGAAATTATCAATGAAGATGGAGAGCCCGTTGGTGTTGGAGAAGTAGGAGACATCGCTGTCCATATCGACACGCCGGCTTTATTTAAAAATTATTATAAAGATCCAGAAAGAACAGCCATGCAATTCCGTGGAGACTATTACCTCACAGGGGATAAAGCGAAAAAAGATGAAGATGGATATTTTTGGTTTGAAGGGCGCGGCGATGATATTATCATTAGCTCAGGCTACACGATCGGACCATTTGAAGTAGAAGATGCTTTAGTGAAGCATCCGGATGTAAAAGAATGTGCAGTTGTGGCTAGTCCCGATGAAATTCGCGGACATATTGTCAAAGCCTTTATCGTTCTTCAAGATGGTGTTGATGAGAATGAGCCTGGTCTTGTTGAAAAGCTACAAGATCACGTGAAAGAAATGACCGCACCATATAAATATCCACGTAAGATCGAATTTATTAAAGAGTTACCGAAAACAACTTCTGGAAAGATTCGCCGCATTGAACTGCGCCAAGCAGAATTAGAAGTGAAAAACTAA
- a CDS encoding cysteine desulfurase family protein, translated as MIYFDNSATTKPYKEALSAFMKVNEEFFGNPSSLHQLGLEAEKLLISARRQVASFIGVKPEELLFTSGGTESNNLAIKGTALAYKDRGRHIITQQTEHPSVLQACGQLEDYGFQVTYLPVNHEGRVSLQVLQQALTDETILVSIMHVNNETGTIQPIEEIGELLAQYPKVLFHVDDVQGRGKVPLHLGNIDLCSFSAHKFHGVKGTGGLYKKDGVRLSPLFSGGGQEHKIRSGTENTGGIIAMAKALRMVEEKREHTSSNMKDIQTFLRTELEKMNEVTIHTSSTGCAPHILNFSVKGVKGEVLVHALEEKGCFVSTTSACSSKQKKTSTVLTAMGLSQAEADSSIRISLAYDNSLEEAKVLIKQLQNILPKLTKVQR; from the coding sequence ATGATATATTTTGATAATAGTGCAACGACGAAACCATATAAAGAAGCTTTATCTGCTTTTATGAAAGTGAATGAAGAATTTTTTGGAAACCCATCTTCCCTTCATCAGCTCGGATTAGAGGCAGAAAAGCTATTGATCAGTGCTCGCCGCCAAGTGGCCTCCTTCATAGGAGTCAAGCCAGAGGAGCTCCTGTTCACATCGGGAGGAACAGAATCGAATAATTTAGCCATTAAAGGAACTGCGCTTGCGTATAAAGACAGAGGAAGACATATCATCACTCAGCAAACAGAACATCCATCTGTTCTGCAGGCTTGCGGACAGCTAGAGGATTATGGCTTTCAAGTCACTTATTTGCCAGTTAATCATGAAGGACGAGTATCGCTTCAAGTCCTTCAACAAGCGTTAACGGATGAAACGATTTTAGTTTCTATTATGCATGTCAATAATGAGACCGGAACGATTCAACCGATTGAAGAGATCGGCGAGTTGCTTGCTCAATATCCGAAAGTGCTGTTTCATGTAGACGATGTGCAAGGACGTGGAAAAGTGCCGCTTCATTTAGGTAATATTGATCTTTGTTCTTTTTCTGCTCATAAATTTCATGGAGTTAAAGGAACTGGTGGGCTATATAAAAAAGATGGTGTCCGATTATCTCCGCTTTTCTCCGGTGGAGGACAGGAGCATAAAATACGAAGTGGAACAGAAAACACAGGTGGCATCATCGCGATGGCCAAAGCGTTAAGAATGGTCGAAGAAAAGCGAGAGCATACAAGTTCAAACATGAAAGACATCCAAACATTTTTGCGAACAGAGCTTGAAAAAATGAATGAGGTGACCATTCATACGTCGTCAACGGGTTGCGCTCCTCATATATTGAATTTTTCTGTTAAGGGTGTAAAAGGAGAAGTGCTTGTTCATGCCTTAGAGGAGAAGGGCTGTTTTGTTTCAACAACAAGTGCTTGTTCTTCAAAACAGAAAAAAACGAGCACCGTTCTTACTGCGATGGGGCTCTCTCAAGCTGAAGCAGACAGCAGCATCCGCATCAGTCTTGCTTATGATAACTCTTTAGAAGAAGCGAAAGTATTGATAAAGCAGCTGCAAAACATTTTACCAAAATTGACGAAAGTCCAGAGGTGA
- the thiI gene encoding tRNA uracil 4-sulfurtransferase ThiI, which translates to MNYDRVLVRYGELSTKGRNRNQFINKVKTNIRAVLRECDIRIETRRDRMYIHLNGTPFEEVKNKLIYVFGIQSFSPVVRTSKELSEMKSAALALVRKNVTGSCTFKVSARRSDKSFELETNDINYEIGAHVLRNIQELKVDVKHPDINLLVEVRNEGIFLSCEKYEGAGGLPIGASGKAMLLLSGGIDSPVAGYFMLKRGVEIEAIHFHSPPYTSERAKQKVLDLATKLTEFGTPINVHIVPFTAIQQKIQEQVPENYTMTSTRRMMLSIADKIRQKRGALALVTGESLGQVASQTLESMRAINDVTSTPILRPLIAMDKLDIISVAQKIGTHDISILPYEDCCTIFTPPSPKTRPKLEKVQFFESFVDFEELMEEAVDKTLTIRLPEEKADAHLADLL; encoded by the coding sequence ATGAATTATGATCGCGTGCTTGTCCGTTACGGAGAATTATCCACAAAAGGACGCAACCGTAATCAATTTATTAATAAAGTAAAAACAAATATTCGAGCAGTCTTAAGAGAATGTGATATTCGCATAGAGACTAGACGTGATCGGATGTACATTCATTTAAATGGCACTCCTTTTGAAGAAGTGAAAAATAAGCTGATCTACGTATTTGGTATTCAATCATTCAGTCCCGTTGTGCGGACATCAAAAGAGCTATCAGAAATGAAGTCAGCAGCATTAGCCCTTGTCCGAAAGAATGTGACAGGAAGCTGTACATTTAAAGTATCCGCGCGGCGATCAGATAAAAGCTTTGAACTAGAAACGAATGATATCAACTATGAAATTGGTGCTCACGTATTAAGAAACATTCAGGAGTTAAAGGTGGATGTCAAACATCCTGATATTAATTTACTAGTTGAAGTCCGGAATGAAGGGATCTTTTTATCCTGCGAAAAGTATGAAGGGGCAGGTGGACTTCCTATAGGTGCGAGCGGTAAGGCCATGCTCTTGCTTTCTGGCGGAATCGACAGTCCAGTAGCCGGTTACTTTATGCTCAAACGAGGTGTAGAAATTGAGGCAATTCATTTTCATAGCCCACCGTATACAAGTGAACGAGCGAAGCAAAAGGTGCTCGATTTAGCGACGAAATTAACGGAATTTGGCACGCCAATCAATGTTCATATCGTCCCGTTTACTGCGATTCAGCAAAAAATTCAAGAACAGGTACCCGAAAACTATACGATGACATCCACTCGTCGAATGATGCTTTCGATTGCTGATAAAATTCGCCAAAAACGAGGCGCTCTTGCCCTTGTTACTGGAGAAAGTTTAGGTCAGGTAGCGAGCCAGACGCTTGAAAGCATGCGTGCGATTAACGATGTCACCTCAACGCCGATTCTGCGGCCGCTCATTGCGATGGATAAACTTGACATTATTAGTGTCGCACAAAAAATTGGCACACATGATATTTCGATTTTGCCATACGAGGACTGTTGTACAATTTTTACGCCACCATCTCCTAAAACACGGCCGAAACTTGAAAAGGTTCAATTCTTTGAAAGCTTTGTCGACTTTGAAGAATTAATGGAAGAAGCGGTGGACAAGACGCTAACGATTCGTTTGCCGGAAGAAAAAGCAGATGCTCATTTAGCGGATTTATTATAA